In Silene latifolia isolate original U9 population chromosome 3, ASM4854445v1, whole genome shotgun sequence, a single window of DNA contains:
- the LOC141648093 gene encoding topless-related protein 4-like isoform X5 encodes MASTSQSQSPLDSSSTKELVLWILQCLDEAKCEETLHKLEKESGLYFNMKYFEDLVTNGEWEEVEAYLSGFTKLEDNVHSRKMFYVIREQKYLEALDRGEHSKATDILVKDLKVFSKYDEKLFEDKTMLLTSDKYRENKDLLTYGDFKSARAIVLKKLKELIETHPVFEGKLQFPSFQKSTLKRLYNEGLYSEARQHQERNNPMPDYATKTSFGASRAPSFVINPSSAFMPWAHAPYRPSQPAPRGFVYRRPPPVPHQFFSAGPSHYTGFGAPTNAAVTLKPPRTITDNRATHFLQGNEVNNMPVNILPMMHPGARQTQTSYISEELPKTVVANLSQGSSIKSMEFHPLQDSLLLVGTNIGDISIWEVGSKELLVQRKFEVWNLSQCPFPLEISLTSGNTASVNRVIWSLDGELFGVAYSKHIVHIYKYLGGTELRNHLEIDAHAGNVSDLAFTILDKQLCIITCGDDKTIKVWGATSGSKLLTFEGHEAPVHSVCPYHRDNYQFLFSASVDGKIKAWVYDQRDPRADYNAPRFSSTRMYFSSDKTRLFSCGTNKERQSFIVEWDQILGYIKRSYIGLGNTSTDAIQFDTTRNKFLAAGDESVIKIWDMDNVNLLRTIDAEGGLPASPCIRFNKEGTLLAVSTADNGIKVLASTNNVRHVHSIASHMDSSGAAPGSLIKNGDNQGITDVTFTIENSKTWRRSVINDSSQLCALRLADHTLPVRITRLMYLTSGDALLALTNNANHKLWKWQSNDCNATRKATSDVAPQLMMLPNGVLMTNDTERLNPEDFASCFVLSKNNGYLMSTSGGEISIISMRTFKTLATFMPPPPTATSLAYHPRDINIFAIGMDDSTIQIYNVRLKKVTSELKGHEKRVTGLAFSNVLNVLVSSSANLQICIWSIDVWEKKATLFLKMPIGRTLNFNAPTRVQFLPDQVHLLAVHETQVAISIVPTPGMKK; translated from the exons ATGGCGTCGACGTCGCAGTCGCAGTCGCCGTTGGATTCGTCGAGTACTAAAGAGCTTGTTCTTTGGATACTTCAGTGCTTAGATGAGGCGAAATGCGAAGAGACACTTCATAA GTTGGAGAAAGAATCAGGACTTTATTTCAACATGAAGTATTTTGAGGATTTGGTGACAAATGGAGAGTGGGAGGAGGTGGAGGCGTACTTGTCTGGATTTACTAAGCTGGAAGATAATGTTCACTCGAGGAAAATGTTCTATGTGATTCGAGAACAGAAGTATCTTGAAGCGTTGGACAG AGGTGAGCATTCTAAGGCAACTGATATTCTGGTGAAGGATTTGAAGGTTTTCTCTAAATATGATGAGAAACTGTTCGAGGATAAGACAATGCTTCTGACATCGGATAAATATAG AGAGAATAAGGATTTATTGACATATGGAGATTTCAAGTCTGCCAGAGCAATTGTGTTGAAGAAACTCAAGGAGTTGATCGAGACACATCCTGTTTTCGAGGGCAAGCTCCAGTTTCCATCGTTCCAGAAGTCAACGTTAAAAAGATTATACAATGAGGG CTTGTACTCAGAGGCGCGTCAGCATCAAGAACGCAACAATCCAATGCCTGATTATGCCACTAAGACTTCATTTGGGGCATCCAGAGCACCATCATTTGTCATTAATCCCTCAAGTGCCTTTATGCCGTGGGCTCATGCG CCTTATCGGCCTTCCCAGCCTGCTCCACGAGGTTTTGTGTATCGTCGTCCACCACCTGTACCACACCAGTTCTTTTCCGCAGGCCCTAGCCATTATACAGGCTTTGGTGCTCCTACTAATGCAG CAGTTACGCTAAAACCCCCAAGAACTATCACTGACAATCGAGCAACACATTTTCTGCAAGGAAATGAG GTGAACAATATGCCCGTCAATATCTTGCCTATGATGCATCCTGGTGCAAGACAAACACAGACTTCATATATTTCTGAGGAGTTACCCAAGACTGTAGTCGCCAACTTAAGTCAAGGTTCCTCTATCAAGAGCATGGAATTTCATCCATTGCAGGATTCTTTACTTCTTG TTGGGACTAACATAGGTGATATTTCAATCTGGGAAGTTGGCAGCAAGGAATTACTTGTGCAAAGGAAATTTGAAGTTTGGAACCTTTCACAATGTCCGTTCCCCTTAGAG ATTTCTCTTACGAGTGGGAACACTGCTTCGGTCAACCGTGTTATCTGGAGTTTAGATGGAGAGCTGTTTG GTGTTGCCTACTCCAAACACATTGTGCATATTTATAAGTACCTTGGTGGAACTGAGCTTCGAAACCACCTTGAG ATTGATGCCCATGCTGGTAATGTGAGTGATTTGGCTTTCACAATCTTGGACAAACAGTTATGTATTATAACCTGTGGAGATGACAAGACCATCAAG GTCTGGGGTGCAACTAGTGGATCTAAGCTTTTAACATTTGAAGGTCATGAAGCGCCGGTTCATTCTGTGTGTCCCTACCATCGAGATAACTACCAG TTCCTATTCTCCGCATCAGTTGATGGGAAGATCAAAGCATGGGTGTATGATCAAAGGGACCCTAGAGCTGATTATAATGCTCCTAGGTTTTCCTCGACGAGAATGTATTTCAGTTCTGACAAAACAAG GTTATTCTCTTGTGGAACTAACAAAGAACGACAATCATTCATTGTGGAGTGGGATCAAATCCTTGGTTATATAAAGCGGTCCTACATAGGCCTAGGCAATACGTCTACTGATGCTATACAGTTTGACACAACACGTAATAAGTTTCTGGCAGCTGGAGATGAATCTGTTATCAAAATATGGGACATGGACAATGTTAATCTGTTAAGAACTATTGATGCTGAGGGTGGTTTGCCG GCCTCTCCATGTATTCGTTTTAACAAGGAGGGTACATTATTAGCTGTGTCAACAGCTGATAACGGAATCAAAGTACTTGCTAGCACAAATAATGTTCGTCATGTGCATTCAATTGCAAGTCATATGGACTCTTCTGGAGCTGCTCCTGGCTCTTTGATTAAG AATGGAGATAATCAAGGTATAACAGATGTGACCTTTACCATAGAGAACTCTAAAACTTGGAGGCGTTCTGTAATCAATGATTCTTCTCAGCTTTGTGCTCTTCGTCTTGCTGATCACACGTTACCTGTTAGG ATAACGAGACTGATGTACTTAACTTCTGGAGATGCTTTACTAGCCTTAACCAACAATGCTAACCACAAGCTTTGGAAATGGCAGAGTAATGATTGCAATGCTACTAGAAAG GCAACTTCTGATGTTGCTCCACAACTAATGATGCTGCCTAATGGAGTTCTAATGACCAATGATACAGAACGACTAAACCCAGAGGACTTCGCTTCATGCTTTGTCCTTTCTAAAAATAATGGCTATTTGATGTCTACTTCAGGAGGAGAAATATCTATCATCAGTATGAGGACGTTTAAG ACACTGGCAACGTTCATGCCTCCACCACCTACAGCAACCTCTCTTGCCTACCATCCTCGAGACATTAATATTTTTGCAATAGGCATGGATGACTCAACAATACAAATATACAATGTTCGATTGAAAAAG GTTACAAGCGAGCTCAAAGGTCACGAAAAGAGAGTTACTGGTCTTGCCTTTTCTAATGTTCTAAATGTTCTTGTTTCATCGAGTGCCAATTTACAG ATATGTATTTGGAGCATTGACGTATGGGAAAAGAAAGCTACTTTATTCTTGAAAATGCCTATTGGACGAACTCTGAACTTTAATGCTCCAACTCGAGTTCAATTCCTGCCAGATCAGGTTCATCTGCTGGCTGTCCATGAAACTCAGGTTGCAATTTCCATAGTCCCTACACCGGGTATGAAGAAG